Below is a window of Candidatus Hydrogenedens sp. DNA.
ATTTCCTCATATTCACCTAATCCCATATCTTCCAGAGCATCTCGCAAAGAACGGTTTAAATACATAAACCATGCCCAACTATCACCTACCATTAAAATCCTTGGGGTCTTTGCGGATGCGGATAAGGGAAGAACAAAACTACATAAAAGAAAAATGACAAGAATAGAAACGAAATGTTTTTTTCTTAACATAAGAATCTACCTCTAAGTTTAACTTAAAATTAGTTTTTAACCTGCTTATCAGACTTTTACTTGTTTTAATTGGTTTTATTTTTTTGAATTATTAAAGAGAATTATATCAATGAGTTACACAATTACCAAATGTAATATGATTAACTGTTTGATGACTAACAAAACGATTTAGGCGGGGGATAATTAGAGGAAAACTTCTTTCTTTTCGGTAAGGTCTTTACCTACAATGCTAATTCCGGGACGAGTAAAGGCTCTTAACAGGTTTTTCATAGCAATACCTAAAAGTTCTTCTCCAGAGGGAACACATTTATCTTTACAACTGACAATCCCGAATTTTGACTGTAAGGAAACGGTTTTCTCTTCTTCTAAAAAGTTTTTTTCAACTTCTTTTGCTATTTTCTGTGCGTATTTTATTGCTCTTTCAAGATTTTGATTAGGAAGTACAATGACAAATTTTGATGATTCGAATCTTGTCAAAATATCACAGCTGCGGGAATTTTGTTTTAATGCTAACGCAACATCCTGTAAAAAAGATTCGCTTTCTATCAGTTCCGTTCGTTCTGTGGTTTCTTCTTCATTAATATCATAATCGGCAAAATCTAAAACGATACAACTTAGAGGGGACTTGTGTCGGTCTGTTCGGACAATTTCTTCTTCTAACCGTTCCATTAAATAGCGGTAATTTCTCAATCCTGTTAGTGGGTCTGTATAAATAGGGTCATCCCAGAATTCAACCGGGCTATCAATATAGGCGGATGTATGCAGGGTTCGTAATGCCATTTCAACAGCAACAAGAACCATGGGCAGATTGTAAGGTTTTGCAATATAATCAACGGCGCCTAATTCGTGACCTAAGGCGACATCTTGTGATGATCCTCGGGCTGACACAAAAATGATAGGAATATCTCGGGTATTGGGGTCTGCTTTTAATCTTCTGCATACCTCAATACCGTCAATGTCGGGAAGTCCTATATCCAATAATAATAAATCTACGCTCCCGCTTTTACATAAATCGAGAGCCTCTACACCACAGAAGGCAGGGATTGCTTCATAATTGTGTAATTTCAAACTTTCACATAATATAAGGACTTCATCCCTGTTATCGTCTGCGACACATACTCTAATATTCTTCATTTACACCTCGTTTAAGCCAAATTTCTTGCCTCCATCATTCCTTCACCTATAAGTTTACCAGAAAAATTCAAATTTTGCCAATTTTTTTTAATTTTATTTTTGTATTCTCTATAAATTGTTGATTCCACATGTAAATCAGTGGTATATTGGGAATTTCTAAAGTGCGAGATAATTCCTTATGCGTGAAGGTCCTTTTGGAAAACCTGTAAAAAAAGATTTCCCTCTTATTAATATAACATCACTAATTGATGTGATGTTTTTGTTACTTATTTTTCTGATTATCACAACAACATTCAATCCTCATTTGGGGCTTTCTTTACAACTGCCAGAAAGTAAAACAAATAATGAAATAAAAGATACGAACATTTATAGGGTTATTATTGACTCCAAAGGGAATATTTTCCTGTCTGAGAAAGAAGGAGGGAACTCCATACCTGTAACTATAGAAGAGTTAGAAAAGAAACTTAAAGAAATAAAAACAAAAAATCCTTCTGCTACATTAATTTTAGAATCTGATGCAGAGGTCCCTTTTCGTATCACAGTTAAGGTATTTGACCTTGCTTTACAATTAGGTTATTCGGGTCTTACCATTGCAACCGTTCCTGAAAAGGATAGAATATCCGAAGTGGGGAACAATAAATTCGTTGAACAATGATTTTACATAGGTTCTAAACGGGATATTGTTGATTTTTTCTCTTCTTTTTCTTGGTCTTTGTTATCCAATTTTTCTTTTTCGGTAGGACTACTATCTATAGCATCTTGTTTAATTTTCTCTAAAGTTAATTTTTCTTTTTTAATTTCTTTTTCTTCTTCTAAATCCTCATTGCTCATTGGAACATCTTCCATAGGTATTAATAAAGATGACCTCTCTTTTGAGGTGTCTAATTTTATCCGTTTTTTTCTTTCTATAATTGACCGTGAATGTATGGATTCGGGATATTGATTTACAAAATAGTCCATCATCTCTGTTGCGGAAGGAATATCTCCTATGTCATGAGCAATATCACAATAGCGGGCTATAATTAGATAGGTATCCTCTTCTTTTTTAAGGTATTGCAATGATTTTTTCAGCCAATGTAATGCTTCCTCTGGTTGTTTCATCTTTATATAAACATTAGCAATCCGCAAATGAACCGATGGATGGTGGGGATAAATTCGAGCCAGAACGAAATATTCATTTAACGCACCTTTCCAATCGTTTTGTCGTTCTAATATTTCCGCAGGCCCAAAGCGAGGGACATCAGGTGCTGATTCTTCCCCGGGGTGGATAATACTCAGGAATATAAGCGTAACCAGAGATATGAAACTTTGTGAGTAAAGAGCTGATGCGGAAATGAACAGTCCTAATGCGGAGAGAATATAAAGAAGTGGATAATTACGAAGCCAGTCACTAAATTGAAGTAGTTCAATTCCAAGCACAGCAAACATAATAATAAGGGACAGCAGGTCTAACCAGAAGGGATAATCATAGTTTTTTATCCATTTTTGATACAACAGGAAAACGCCCCAGAAAAACAGAAACCCTAATAAAAGGATACTAATAATATCTGAGGGTTCCCATTGTAGATTGAAAACAAATTCCCGTTCTGTCATTTAGTTTTATCTTTGTTTTGCTTAAATCGTTTTATGAGTATCATATTTTAAACCAAGTCATCATATTCGATATTATATTCTAAAATTTACTCAATAGTTATAATCGGGCATTAAAATTTTTTACCAATCAGAATAGTAAAGGGATAAGATATGAAGTTTGCAGTAATTGGTGGTGGTAGTTCATATACTCCGGAATTAATTGATGGGATATTTGCGAGAGAAGGTAAATTTTTATTTGATGAAATCTGGTTAATGGACCAAAATGAGCAGAGATTGGAAATAAACCATGCCTTCTCAGAAAGATTGGCACAGCGTTATGGCTCATCCTGTAAGATATATAAAACGAAAAATATTGAAGAAGCGGTAAAAAATGCACGCTATGTATTAACGCAAATACGGGTTGGTCAAATGCAGGCTCGTATAAACGATGAAAAATTAGGGCTTAAATACGGAATTATAGGACAGGAAACGACGGGGATTGGTGGTTTTGCCTGTGCTTTGAGAACGATTCCTGTTATTCTGGATATTGCCCATAAAATGGAGCAGTTATGTCCAAATGCGTTTCTTATTAATTTTACAAATCCTGCAGGAATTAATACAGAAGCCGTAATTAAATACAGTAAAATACGGACAATTGGTCTATGTAATGTCCCTATAGGAATGATAATGGAAATCGTAAAACACATAGGAGGTAGCCCTGAAGAAATTGAGTTAGATTATGTTGGATTAAATCATTTATCTTGGGTTCGTAAATTTAAGAAACAAGGTGTTGACATTACCCAAGAAGTATTACAAAAATTCTGGGAACATGCAGAAGAAGAATGGGAAGATGAAACGACCCGTAATAACATGCTGGAAGCAATGAAAAGTTTGAATATGTTTTGTAATTATTATCTTCAATATTATTATTCCACAGAATCCGTGTTGAATTATTTAAAGAAAAAAGAGAAAACAAGAGGGGAAGAAGTGTTAGAAATTGAGCAAAAATTGTTTGAAAAATATTCCAATACTGAGTTGAAAGAGAAACCGGAAGAATTGAGTAAGAGGGGTGGGGCTCACTATTCAACCGCAGCACTTATGGTAATTGATGCCATAGAAAACGATAAAAAATCCCGACAAATTGTGTGTTGTAGAAACAACGGCGCCATTCCTACTTTTGATGATGATGTATCCGTCGAAATTTCGGCTATTATAGATAAAGATGGTGCTCATTCTATTCCTCAATCACCGCCGGAACATTCTATTCGTGGTTTGATGCAACTTATAAAGGCTTATGAAACATTAACTGTTCATTCTGCGGTGAAGGGAGACCGTGAACTTGCTTTTCAGGCATTATTAAGTCATCCATTGATGCCCGATGCAAAAAAATGTAGAGAATTATTGAACGAACTTCTGAAAATAAATAAACCTTATTTAAAAAATTTTTTTAACGAATAAAAAAATCAAAAACAAAAGGAATATTTATGACTGTGCTATCAGAAACAAATTTAAATGGGAAAGAACCAACCCGTAGGGGGAAAGTAAGGGATATTTATGACTTAGGAGATACATTATTCCTCGTAGCCACAGACCGTATCTCTGCTTTCGACTGGGTAAATCCTACACCCATACCTGATAAAGGAATCATCTTGACACAATTATCTTTGTTCTGGTTTGAAATGATGAAAGATATAGTGCCCAATCATTTGATTTCGGCACGGCTGGAAGATTTTCCTGAAGAGTTTCGAAATCATCCAGAGATGTTTAAAAACCGCTCTATGTATGTGAGAAAGTGTCAAATGTTGCCGGTTGAGTTTATTGTTCGTGGATATTTAGCAGGGAGTGGGCTTAAAGAATATAAAACCCAAGGAACTGTTTGCGGTATCTTATTACCATCAGGACTTGTGGAAGGTAGCAAATTACCCGAACCTATTTATACTCCCAGCACAAAAGCAGAAGAAGGACATGATATTAATATATCCTCGGAAGAGGCAGGGAAAATTATTGGAAAGGAACTTAATCAAAAGGCAAGTAGAGTCGCTATTGAAATTTATAAACGAGCTAATGAATATGCTATTACCCAAGGGATTATTTTATGTGATACAAAATTTGAGTTCGGTTTGCTGGATGGTGAATTGGTGCTGGCAGATGAGATATTGACCCCGGATTCTTCACGATTCTGGCCTGCAGACCAGTATGAACCCGGAAAAAGTCAGCCCAGTTTTGATAAACAGTTTATTCGAGACTATTTAGAATCGGTAAATTGGGACAAAAATTCGCCGCCCCCACCATTGCCACCCGATATCGTAGAAAAAACCCGAGAAAAATATCTTGAAGCGTTTACACGGTTAACAGGAAAAAATCTTCCATAAATTTGTGGAAGTTATGATACAAAAAAATAAACATTTTTTTAGGGAAGTGATACAAGGTTATGTTTGATTTTACATCTGATAAACTTCACGAAGAGTGCGGTATCTTTGGCATCTATAACCATAAATCGGCTCCGAACTGGATATATTTAGGGCTCTATGCATTACAACATCGTGGACAGGAAGGGGCAGGGATTGTGTGTTCTGATGGAGCAACATTAACAGCCCATCGGGGTGTAGGACTGGTTAATGATGTATTCCCTGCTCATAAACTCGCACGCGTTCAGGGACATATAGGTATTGGACATGTCCGCTATTCTACCTTTGGTTCAAGTAATTTACGAAATGTTCAGCCTTTTTTAGTAAATTATGTGAACGGTTCCCTTGCGGTTTGTCATAATGGGAATCTGGTCAATGGCGCTTATTTACGGCACGAGTTAGAACAAAAAGGAGCTATTTTCCAATCTTCTTCAGACACAGAGGTAATTATCCATTTAATCGCCCGTTCTAATAAAAAGACCTTTGTTGAATCGGTGATTGATGCTCTGAAGCAGGTAAAAGGAGCGTTTTGTGTCCTTGTTATGAATCATAACGAATTAATTGCCGCTCGCGACCCTTATGGCTTTCGTCCTTTATGGATAGGGAAAAAAGGTAGGTCTTATATTTTTGCAAGTGAAACCTGTGCTCTGGACTTAGTAGGAGCTAAATGGCTTCGTGAAGTAGAACCCGGGGAAGTAGTCCATGTATCCAATAACCAAATAACAAGTTCATTTCCGTTTCGCAAAGTTATTCCCAAACAATGTATCTTCGAGTATATATATGTTGCCCGCCCGGATAGTATAATATTTGGTAAAAGTGTGGATTTGGTTCGAAAAGAGTTAGGTAGAGCCCTTGCAAGGATAGCTCCCGTAGATGCGGATTTTGTAATGGCTGTTCCAGATTCATCCAATCCCGCTGCATTAGGATATGCTCATGAATCGGGATTACCTTTTGATATGGGATTTATTCGCAATCATTATGTGGGTAGGACATTCATAGAACCTGACCAAAAGATGCGTGATTTCGGCGTTAAGATAAAACTAAATCCGTCCAGAGATACGGTAAAAGGGAAAAGAATTGTATTAGTAGATGACAGTATTGTTCGTGGGACTACTTCCCGTAAGATTATAAAAATGCTTCGACGGTGCAAGGCAAAAGAAATTCATTATCGTGTTGCCTCTCCTCCCATTATTAATTCCTGTTACTATGGGATTGATACTCCCAATCGGGAACGATTAATTGCTTATAAAATGTCAAAACAAGATAATCAGGTAGACATAGAAAAAATTCGGAAATATTTAGGCGTGGATTCACTTGCTTATTTAACAATTCCTGCAATCCTCGAAGCGACTTTCAATGATAAGCGACATTTTTGCACCGCCTGTTTCGACAATAACTATCCAACACCAACACCTCTTGATTATAACATTCCACCTCGCAATCACAATGCCATCAAAGATTCCAGTCTTGATGATATTCGACACGGTAGGTAGGGATTATTCTAATTTACTATTCAGTAAGGTATCAAAGACCCTTATATTTCAAATTTTTTAGTTGAAATAAGTGCAGTGTTTGATTATTCATTTTCTACTTCGGGATTATTGTTGTTTTTTGGGACTCTACCACGACGCTGTTGTTCTGGAGGCATTAATCCACCCTTTTCTTCCAAAAATCTATTTTGTTTCCAATCGTAGGCTTTACGAAGGAATTTGCGTATTTCATTTTCAAAATCGGAAAAAAGTAAGTATAACTGGACTTTGGACTCTAAAGGTAGGTCTATAGAGATATTATCAATCCATTTCTGCTTTAATTCTGCTAATTCCATATCCATTTTTAGGAGACGAGAAAATTTTTCTTCTAATTCTTTAGGGTTTGCTTTCGTTTTATCATGGATTTGTTTGCGCAGTTCGTTTGCCAAATTGTTGCGTTGTTGAGTTTTTTCAAATAAGACTTCCTTCTGTTCGTTAAATCTTCGAACCAATATAACTGTCTGTTCATCGTTTAGCTTTAGTTGTTTTGCCACTTTTGCCAGAAGCACTTGTTCCAGTATTTCACGGGCGGGTAAATCTCCTTCAGGAGGAGGTCCCATTGGCTCGGGATAGATACCGGGTGCGGGTAGTGGTGGACGATTTTCACCATTAGGTAGTGGGGGTCCACCTTGCCGAAAACCATCCGGGCGGGGAGGATTTTGCATATCAGAACGCATTGCATCTGGAGGTTGGGCTGTTGCAATAACACAAAAATAAGATAAAAGGACTATTAGAAAAAGGATTGTTGTAATACATTTTTTCATAAAATCATTCTCCAATATTTATATTTGTTCATATTATAGGGATACATCTGAAATATTATACTCTTCTGTCTCTTCAGCAAGGGACAAAAGTAACTCTGATATAGTAATGTCATGTAATTCCTCTTCAAAAGGTTCTAAATTAATGTATTGTTCGCTAATGCTATTTAATATGTTGTCTTCCATCGAGATTTGTTCTGTTATAGAAGGATTATCTACGGTTCCGTTGTTATTACTGGCAATGGGACCTATATCAGAAACAGGTTGAGAATTACCCTTATCCAAAGTCTTCTCACTATCATAATTGTTGTAAATAACCGTAATTCCAAAAATAATGAGAAGGATAACAGCAATGGAAGAGGCAAGGAATTTGTAGTTCCATTGGATAGAGGGGAAATAACTTCTTCTAAAATCTTTTTGAATAGAATTTATTTTATAGT
It encodes the following:
- a CDS encoding response regulator → MKNIRVCVADDNRDEVLILCESLKLHNYEAIPAFCGVEALDLCKSGSVDLLLLDIGLPDIDGIEVCRRLKADPNTRDIPIIFVSARGSSQDVALGHELGAVDYIAKPYNLPMVLVAVEMALRTLHTSAYIDSPVEFWDDPIYTDPLTGLRNYRYLMERLEEEIVRTDRHKSPLSCIVLDFADYDINEEETTERTELIESESFLQDVALALKQNSRSCDILTRFESSKFVIVLPNQNLERAIKYAQKIAKEVEKNFLEEEKTVSLQSKFGIVSCKDKCVPSGEELLGIAMKNLLRAFTRPGISIVGKDLTEKKEVFL
- a CDS encoding biopolymer transporter ExbD, with product MREGPFGKPVKKDFPLINITSLIDVMFLLLIFLIITTTFNPHLGLSLQLPESKTNNEIKDTNIYRVIIDSKGNIFLSEKEGGNSIPVTIEELEKKLKEIKTKNPSATLILESDAEVPFRITVKVFDLALQLGYSGLTIATVPEKDRISEVGNNKFVEQ
- a CDS encoding 6-phospho-beta-glucosidase, whose protein sequence is MKFAVIGGGSSYTPELIDGIFAREGKFLFDEIWLMDQNEQRLEINHAFSERLAQRYGSSCKIYKTKNIEEAVKNARYVLTQIRVGQMQARINDEKLGLKYGIIGQETTGIGGFACALRTIPVILDIAHKMEQLCPNAFLINFTNPAGINTEAVIKYSKIRTIGLCNVPIGMIMEIVKHIGGSPEEIELDYVGLNHLSWVRKFKKQGVDITQEVLQKFWEHAEEEWEDETTRNNMLEAMKSLNMFCNYYLQYYYSTESVLNYLKKKEKTRGEEVLEIEQKLFEKYSNTELKEKPEELSKRGGAHYSTAALMVIDAIENDKKSRQIVCCRNNGAIPTFDDDVSVEISAIIDKDGAHSIPQSPPEHSIRGLMQLIKAYETLTVHSAVKGDRELAFQALLSHPLMPDAKKCRELLNELLKINKPYLKNFFNE
- a CDS encoding phosphoribosylaminoimidazolesuccinocarboxamide synthase is translated as MTVLSETNLNGKEPTRRGKVRDIYDLGDTLFLVATDRISAFDWVNPTPIPDKGIILTQLSLFWFEMMKDIVPNHLISARLEDFPEEFRNHPEMFKNRSMYVRKCQMLPVEFIVRGYLAGSGLKEYKTQGTVCGILLPSGLVEGSKLPEPIYTPSTKAEEGHDINISSEEAGKIIGKELNQKASRVAIEIYKRANEYAITQGIILCDTKFEFGLLDGELVLADEILTPDSSRFWPADQYEPGKSQPSFDKQFIRDYLESVNWDKNSPPPPLPPDIVEKTREKYLEAFTRLTGKNLP
- the purF gene encoding amidophosphoribosyltransferase, translating into MFDFTSDKLHEECGIFGIYNHKSAPNWIYLGLYALQHRGQEGAGIVCSDGATLTAHRGVGLVNDVFPAHKLARVQGHIGIGHVRYSTFGSSNLRNVQPFLVNYVNGSLAVCHNGNLVNGAYLRHELEQKGAIFQSSSDTEVIIHLIARSNKKTFVESVIDALKQVKGAFCVLVMNHNELIAARDPYGFRPLWIGKKGRSYIFASETCALDLVGAKWLREVEPGEVVHVSNNQITSSFPFRKVIPKQCIFEYIYVARPDSIIFGKSVDLVRKELGRALARIAPVDADFVMAVPDSSNPAALGYAHESGLPFDMGFIRNHYVGRTFIEPDQKMRDFGVKIKLNPSRDTVKGKRIVLVDDSIVRGTTSRKIIKMLRRCKAKEIHYRVASPPIINSCYYGIDTPNRERLIAYKMSKQDNQVDIEKIRKYLGVDSLAYLTIPAILEATFNDKRHFCTACFDNNYPTPTPLDYNIPPRNHNAIKDSSLDDIRHGR